One Nostoc punctiforme PCC 73102 DNA window includes the following coding sequences:
- a CDS encoding YegS/Rv2252/BmrU family lipid kinase: MNRSACLIFNPVAGQGDPDIELAEIRAILEPDIDLDIYLTTQEIDADQLAYAAVERGVDAIIASGGDGTLSAAAAAVVGTDISFGIISRGTANAFATALGIPDTIAGACETILQGGTRHVDVAYCNDRPMVLLAGIGFEAETVELADRDAKNRFGMMAYVFAGIQQLRNLHKFDVEIETEDRIIKTSACAVTVANAAPPTSVLAQGPAGLVYDDGLLDLTIVAPANKAGAIAATFHLFQTASTGNAVERDDIGFLRAKQFKITTEPAQKVVLDGEIVGTTPVEIKCIPGGLKIFMPLVEEVEPTEKLEGLPNLTIEMKDTVEE, encoded by the coding sequence ATGAATCGTTCCGCCTGTCTTATTTTTAATCCAGTTGCGGGTCAGGGAGACCCAGATATAGAACTGGCAGAAATTCGAGCAATATTAGAGCCAGATATTGATCTAGATATTTATCTCACAACTCAAGAAATCGATGCAGATCAACTAGCTTATGCAGCCGTAGAGCGAGGAGTAGATGCAATCATTGCTTCGGGTGGAGATGGGACTCTCTCAGCGGCGGCAGCGGCTGTAGTGGGTACTGATATTTCATTTGGCATTATTTCCAGAGGAACAGCAAACGCTTTTGCTACAGCTTTAGGAATTCCTGACACGATCGCAGGTGCGTGTGAAACAATTTTGCAGGGAGGAACCCGCCATGTAGATGTAGCCTATTGCAACGATCGCCCAATGGTACTCTTGGCAGGTATTGGTTTTGAAGCCGAAACTGTAGAATTGGCAGACCGAGATGCCAAAAATCGCTTTGGAATGATGGCCTACGTTTTCGCTGGAATTCAGCAACTGAGAAACCTACATAAATTTGATGTTGAAATAGAAACAGAAGACAGGATAATTAAAACTAGTGCCTGTGCAGTCACAGTCGCAAATGCCGCGCCTCCCACTTCTGTCTTAGCTCAGGGACCAGCAGGTTTGGTTTATGATGATGGGTTACTAGATTTAACGATTGTAGCTCCAGCCAACAAAGCAGGAGCGATCGCTGCTACATTCCATTTATTCCAAACAGCTTCTACAGGTAACGCCGTAGAACGTGATGATATTGGCTTTCTGCGAGCCAAACAATTTAAAATTACAACTGAGCCAGCACAAAAGGTTGTTTTAGATGGTGAAATAGTCGGCACAACACCAGTAGAAATTAAGTGTATACCAGGTGGATTGAAGATTTTTATGCCATTAGTAGAAGAAGTTGAGCCTACCGAAAAACTAGAAGGACTCCCTAATTTGACTATTGAGATGAAAGATACGGTAGAAGAGTAA
- a CDS encoding response regulator transcription factor, translating to MRILLVEDDVRLAETLAEALTDQRYMVDVVTDGEAGWNQAKMLDYDLLLLDVMLPELDGISLCHRLRSHSYSMPVLMLTARDTVSDKITGLDAGADDYVVKPVDLQELFARIRALLRRGNVSSPPILEWGNLHLNPSTYEVSYGKNMLHLTPKEYGILELLLRNGRRVLSRSVIIEHIWSLESPPEEHAVKVHLRSLRQKLKAAGAFEDFIETVHGIGYRLKQLE from the coding sequence ATGCGAATTCTCTTAGTTGAAGATGATGTACGCCTTGCCGAAACTTTAGCAGAAGCCCTTACAGACCAGCGTTATATGGTTGATGTGGTGACAGATGGTGAAGCAGGATGGAATCAAGCTAAAATGCTGGACTATGATTTGCTGCTGCTGGATGTGATGTTGCCAGAACTCGATGGAATTAGTTTATGTCATCGATTGCGATCGCACAGCTACAGTATGCCTGTTCTCATGCTTACAGCGCGTGATACCGTTAGCGATAAAATCACTGGACTCGATGCGGGAGCTGATGATTATGTCGTTAAACCAGTGGATTTGCAAGAACTATTTGCCCGAATCCGCGCCTTGCTTCGTCGGGGTAACGTTTCATCGCCACCGATTTTGGAATGGGGCAATCTGCACCTCAATCCCAGCACTTATGAAGTGAGTTATGGGAAAAATATGCTACATTTAACCCCAAAAGAGTACGGCATATTAGAGTTATTGCTACGAAATGGTCGTCGTGTCCTTAGCCGCAGCGTGATTATTGAACATATTTGGTCGCTAGAGTCACCTCCAGAAGAACATGCTGTGAAAGTTCATCTCAGAAGCTTACGTCAAAAGCTCAAAGCCGCCGGAGCTTTCGAAGATTTTATTGAAACGGTTCATGGTATTGGCTACCGTCTTAAACAACTCGAATAA
- a CDS encoding lysozyme inhibitor LprI family protein, translating to MRQLLLVLASMLTLSSLYTPSMTMAGTTPDLPKIRLAQKFNCNNPQTQAAINECANSSYQNADKRLNRAYQQLLPTLEKSRKQKLIAAQQAWLKFRDTNCEFERSKYEGGSIAPSIYVGCLENLTKLRTQQLQEYLKSDP from the coding sequence ATGCGTCAATTATTACTAGTTTTGGCAAGTATGCTAACTCTCAGCAGCTTATATACCCCTTCGATGACAATGGCAGGCACAACGCCTGATTTACCCAAGATTCGCCTAGCTCAAAAATTTAACTGTAATAATCCTCAAACTCAAGCAGCAATTAATGAATGCGCGAATTCATCTTATCAAAATGCAGATAAAAGACTGAACCGAGCTTATCAACAATTGCTACCTACCTTAGAAAAATCTAGAAAACAGAAATTGATTGCTGCCCAACAAGCATGGTTAAAGTTCCGAGATACAAATTGTGAGTTTGAAAGAAGCAAATATGAGGGAGGAAGTATTGCTCCTAGCATTTATGTTGGGTGTCTAGAAAATCTCACAAAACTTCGTACCCAACAATTACAAGAATATCTTAAATCCGATCCTTAA
- a CDS encoding metallophosphoesterase family protein: MKLVSDPAIANKIRKMNQRVRWQDPLIVERNIDQTRLVLEDGQGDNPEFSFLVVGDSGSGKHRGHNPQRQIAELMLPHHNESRFMLHTGDVIYLVGSSEYYQQNFIEPYREFILGGEHPKLIAYDQMTFKLPILPVPGNHDYYNLPILLSLASLTTLPLRRLLRSRLDLDVGLHGSGTGEAYAHAFIDYLKALQLPGELSSHLDRHYTSKTDTGLCLKYEPGHFTRLPNRYYTFRYGGIDFFALDSNTFNDPPPLPKTKQGDADRKILEKRREDLEQEKQHIIETSAQLRPENPIEADQLDDFHAKVSQIEEIIVDIKKQLASDKTMQTDIEQLDWLKKRLIESWNNSEVRGRVIYFHHPPYVTEATKWQQAQTLIIRDRFRGVLDAVAKEIGSLNQGRPLVDLVLNGHAHCLEHLETMDTGHADSHIHWLVCGGSGFSLRRQRIEGADLMEENRLVGRSHLFIGRNGQGSQKRRPYSGLRIDVKGDGQPKFIVRPLVAEWHQRQWHNRELEPLII; this comes from the coding sequence TTGAAACTTGTATCAGATCCAGCGATCGCTAACAAAATTCGTAAAATGAATCAGCGAGTCAGGTGGCAAGATCCGTTAATTGTGGAACGGAACATCGACCAAACTCGCCTGGTGTTGGAGGATGGTCAAGGAGATAATCCTGAGTTCTCATTTTTAGTTGTGGGTGATAGTGGTTCTGGTAAGCATCGGGGACACAATCCCCAACGACAGATAGCTGAACTGATGTTGCCCCATCACAACGAATCCCGTTTTATGCTGCATACCGGGGATGTGATTTACTTAGTGGGTTCGAGTGAATACTACCAGCAAAACTTCATCGAGCCTTACCGAGAGTTTATCTTGGGTGGAGAGCATCCGAAACTGATTGCTTATGACCAGATGACTTTTAAGCTTCCCATATTACCAGTACCGGGAAATCACGATTATTATAACTTGCCCATTTTATTGAGCTTGGCCTCTCTCACAACATTACCCCTTCGTCGCCTGTTGCGATCGCGCTTAGACCTAGATGTAGGTTTGCATGGCTCAGGAACCGGCGAGGCTTACGCACACGCATTTATAGACTATTTAAAGGCGTTGCAACTTCCAGGAGAGTTAAGCAGCCATTTAGATCGGCACTACACAAGTAAGACAGATACAGGTCTTTGTCTTAAGTATGAACCTGGGCATTTTACCCGACTTCCCAATCGTTACTACACTTTTCGCTATGGCGGAATTGATTTCTTCGCCTTGGATTCTAATACATTTAACGATCCACCACCCCTACCTAAAACAAAACAAGGTGATGCCGATCGCAAAATCTTAGAAAAGCGTCGTGAAGATTTAGAGCAAGAAAAGCAGCACATCATTGAAACCTCGGCCCAGCTTCGTCCTGAAAACCCCATTGAAGCCGACCAATTAGACGACTTTCACGCCAAGGTATCGCAAATTGAAGAAATAATTGTTGATATCAAGAAGCAATTAGCCAGTGACAAAACAATGCAGACTGATATTGAACAACTAGACTGGCTCAAAAAGAGATTGATTGAATCTTGGAATAATTCAGAAGTTCGGGGAAGAGTGATTTATTTCCATCATCCTCCTTATGTAACTGAGGCGACAAAGTGGCAACAAGCACAAACTTTGATAATTCGCGATCGCTTCCGTGGCGTGCTGGATGCAGTAGCAAAAGAAATAGGTTCTCTAAATCAGGGTCGTCCTTTGGTTGATTTGGTATTAAACGGTCACGCCCACTGCTTAGAACATCTTGAGACAATGGATACAGGACACGCTGATTCTCATATCCACTGGCTTGTTTGTGGTGGTAGCGGGTTTAGTTTGCGCCGCCAAAGGATTGAGGGAGCAGATTTAATGGAGGAAAATAGATTAGTAGGGCGATCGCATCTCTTCATTGGTCGCAACGGTCAAGGTTCTCAAAAGCGACGACCTTATTCAGGTTTACGCATTGACGTTAAAGGCGATGGACAGCCTAAGTTTATTGTCCGTCCTTTGGTTGCCGAATGGCATCAGCGACAATGGCATAATCGGGAACTTGAGCCACTGATCATCTAA